The genomic stretch ACATTCCGTCGCGTCACCCTTCCAAACGTCCTTCCTGGAATCATCGCCGGTGGCCTGTTAGCATTTACTATCTCATTTAACGAGTTCGTCTATACGTACTTCGTCCGCGACACGGCGACGCAGACGCTTCCGGTCTATCTGTGGGGTCTCATCAGATACGGCTTCAGCCCAATGGTGAACGTCATTAGCGTGTTCTTCTTGGTCTTCGTCACGGTGATTCTGCTGGCGGCGCTCTCCCTTACGGGCCTCAAACAGCTCACATTGCGGACGTGAGCGAGGATACGTACCGGCACCGTGCCGGTACATCTCTGTGTGGTATCTGATTCAGACGCTCGTTCCCGAGAGACGGCACGCACTTTTCGGTCCACAACTTGGAAAGTTCGGATGGCGACAGGGTCGCTGACGACGAAACCGCGTCGGAGACGGTACGTCCGGTATTAGTCAGGTATTCGTCCTATGACCGAGATTTCGTTCTAGAGTATATTTTGCCCCCCTTTATTGAGGCTCCGTGAGTCAGACCGAACACCCCGAAGCCGCCAAGCAGCGTGCCGTCCGCGACGCCCGACCCTATTCGCTGGACATCGAGTGCTTTCAGCCGAGACCGCCCCGTTAGACACTCTATACAGACGACTGAAAGCCCTCCGTAGTCATCGGTCAAGTGTCACGGTTTAATTGACCTGACTGCCTG from Haloferax sp. Atlit-12N encodes the following:
- a CDS encoding ABC transporter permease, which codes for TFRRVTLPNVLPGIIAGGLLAFTISFNEFVYTYFVRDTATQTLPVYLWGLIRYGFSPMVNVISVFFLVFVTVILLAALSLTGLKQLTLRT